The following coding sequences lie in one Apium graveolens cultivar Ventura chromosome 3, ASM990537v1, whole genome shotgun sequence genomic window:
- the LOC141713526 gene encoding uncharacterized protein LOC141713526 isoform X1 gives MGKLKKFVRKKQRKGKASNTRKKRQRNNRKKATADPKKWDGFNNSENVCKLPPPKPVSEDYLAAFSAKTMAALGVSFANSHSCYKPPYILSSQTGADLNSWDPFMKSEKDSESPSPKPVSEDYLAVFSAKIMAALGVTFANSHSCYKPPYILSSQTGVDMKSWDPFMKLEKDSEFPSPKPVSEDYLAAFSAKTMAALGVTFANSHSCYKPPYTGSPVLNSAADPERLDAI, from the exons ATGGGcaagttgaagaagtttgttaGGAAGAAGCAGCGGAAGGGCAAAGCTTCCAATACTCGTAAGAAGAGGCAACGTAACAACAGAAAAAAAGCTACTGCTGACCCAAAAAAATGGGATGGTTTTAATAACTCGGAAAATGTTTGTAAACTACCCCCTCCTAAACCTGTTTCTGAGGATTATTTGGCTGCTTTTAGCGCAAAAACCATGGCTGCCTTAGGGGTCTCCTTCGCTAACTCTCACTCTTGTTACAAACCTCCATATATTCTTAGCT CACAAACCGGCGCTGACCTGAATAGCTGGGACCCCTTCATGAAGTCGGAAAAGGATTCCGAATCCCCTTCTCCTAAACCTGTTTCTGAGGACTATTTGGCTGTTTTTAGCGCAAAAATCATGGCTGCCTTAGGGGTCACCTTCGCTAACTCTCACTCTTGTTACAAACCTCCATATATTCTTAGCT CACAAACTGGTGTTGACATGAAAAGCTGGGACCCCTTCATGAAGTTGGAAAAGGATTCTGAATTCCCTTCTCCTAAACCTGTTTCTGAGGACTATTTGGCTGCTTTTAGCGCAAAAACCATGGCTGCCTTAGGGGTCACCTTCGCTAACTCTCACTCTTGTTACAAACCTCCATATACAGGTTCTCCTGTTTTAAATT CTGCTGCTGACCCCGAAAGGCTGGATGCCATTTAA
- the LOC141713527 gene encoding uncharacterized protein LOC141713527 isoform X2, translated as MVLMPKPTKKIAEDNKSSSSQGTKWSFAAGTNMMSGFGAKIERESKQTLNEFAKELRAFAVVNMSGRNFGDEGLFFLAESLAYNQTLEEVNLSANGITGNGLKAFDGVLQSNFALKTLDLSGNPIGDEGAKYLSDILVKNTGIQKLRLNSTGVGDEGAKAIAEMLKTNTSLRFLELNNNLIDYSGFSGLAGALLESKTINAIYLNGNYGGALGAAALAKGLEGNKSLRELYVNGNSIGDEGVRALMSGLVLHKGKLTALDIGNNAISSKGAQHVAEFIKGSKTLTWISIYMNDIGDEGAASVADALKENRTITSIDLGGNDVHAKGIETIARVLKDNTVISSLELGYNPMGPDGAKALSEVLKFHGNIKTLMLGWCQIGAKGAEYMADMLKYNNTIATLDLRANGLRDDGAICLARSLRVVNEALVSLDLGFNEIRDEAAFSISQALKANEDVRLTSLNLSGNFLTKLGQSAIADARDHVFEMTEKELNVVF; from the exons ATGGTCCTTATGCCTAAACCAACGAAGAAGATTGCAGAGGATAATAAGTCTAGTAGTAGCCAAGGAACAAAATGGTCTTTTGCTGCTGGGACAAATATGATGTCTGGCTTTGGTGCAAAAATTGAAAGGGAGTCCAAACAAACTCTTAATGAGTTTGCAAAAGAACTAAGAGCGTTTGCAGTCGTCAACATGTCAG GTCGCAATTTTGGAGACGAAGGTTTATTTTTTCTAGCTGAGAGCTTAGCTTACAATCAG ACTTTAGAAGAAGTTAATCTTTCTGCCAACGGAATAACTGGAAATGGACTAAAAGCATTTGATGGTGTGTTACAATCAAACTTTGCACTCAAGACCCTTGATCTTTCTGGAAATCCTATTGGAGATGAAGGAGCCAAG TACCTAAGTGATATATTGGTGAAAAATACTGGTATTCAGAAGCTTCGACTAAACAGTACTGGTGTAGGAGACGAG GGAGCAAAGGCTATTGCCGAGATGTTAAAAACAAATACAAGCTTGCGGTTTCTTGAGCTTAACAAcaatttaattgattattct GGTTTCTCAGGGCTTGCGGGAGCACTTCTGGAGAGCAAAACCATTAACGCGATTTACCTCAA TGGAAATTACGGTGGTGCCTTGGGAGCTGCTGCACTAGCTAAAGGTCTCGAAGGAAACAAATCACTGAGG GAACTTTATGTGAACGGAAACTCCATAGGAGATGAAGGTGTCCGCGCATTAATGTCTGGCTTAGTACTACATAAAG GGAAACTAACAGCCTTGGATATTGGTAACAATGCAATAAGTTCTAAAGGTGCACAACATGTGGCTGAATTTATCAAGGGAAGCAAAACTTTGACATGGATAAGTATTTATATGAATGACATTGGAGATGAG GGAGCTGCAAGTGTAGCAGATGCTTTGAAGGAGAACCGTACGATAACTAGTATAGATCTG GGGGGAAATGACGTACATGCCAAGGGAATTGAGACCATTGCCCGGGTTCTGAAAGATAATACTGTGATCAGCTCT TTGGAACTAGGTTATAATCCGATGGGACCTGATGGAGCAAAGGCTTTATCCGAAGTTCTTAAGTTTCATGGGAATATAAAAACCCTTATGCTTGGTTGGTGTCAG ATTGGAGCAAAGGGCGCAGAATATATGGCAGATATGTTGAAGTATAATAATACGATAGCAACTCTTGACCTGCGAGCTAATGGACTTCGAGACGAC GGGGCTATCTGCCTAGCTCGCAGCTTAAGGGTGGTTAATGAAGCTTTGGTGTCGCTTGATTTAGGCTTCAATGAAATCAGA GATGAAGCAGCCTTTTCCATTTCTCAAGCACTAAAAGCCAATGAAGATGTAAGACTCACATCTTTGAATCTTTCGGGCAACTTTCTCACCAAATTGGGTCAG AGTGCAATTGCAGATGCAAGAGACCACGTCTTTGAAATGACCGAGAAGGAATTAAACGTTGTGTTCTAA
- the LOC141713528 gene encoding uncharacterized protein LOC141713528 isoform X1 — protein MLSTSTLPHHFHPKIFPVEHEWKKDTKSLYSSSNYSGQRLKFNEVVCVNRKKEIKGLAVTAVSSSSALPPPPQGQSGKNDWKVFRKSKKSKGVPFKVVAEGIASLLGFVQTIMLTVLWKLMATVLPKPTKKALDEKKLSSEGTVWSFGKNLLYEFSAKMERVSKQHLYEYAKDLSSFRIVNLSGGDLGDEGLFILAESLVDNQNLEELNLSYNGITGAGLKALDGVLQSNVVLKTLNLSGNPIGEEGAKYLCDILVGNTGIKKLQLNRARIGNEGSKAISEMLIRNSRLQILELDNNLIDNSGFSELARSLVGNETLHTMYLNRNHGGALGASALAEGLERNRSLRELHLNGNSIGDAGARALVLGLLSHKGELVALDLGNNGISSSGATYIAEYIRSSKTLLWMSLFMNDLRDEGMAKIAAALRHCTIRSIDLGENDIDERGIYNITQAVHQNPLIASIIQPVIIQV, from the exons ATGCTCTCGACTTCAACTCTCCCTCATCACTTTCATCCCAAG ATTTTTCCAGTGGAGCATGAGTGGAAAAAAGACACAAAGTCTTTATATAGTTCAAGTAATTATAGTGGGCAGAGGCTGAAATTTAATGAAGTTGTGTGTGTGAATAGAAAAAAAGAGATTAAGGGTTTAGCTGTTACAGCTGTGTCTTCTAGTTCTGCTTTGCCTCCGCCTCCACAGGGTCAATCAGGGAAGAATGATTGGAAGGTGTTTCGAAAGTCGAAAAAATCGAAAGGTGTTCCTTTTAAGGTTGTTGCTGAGGGAATTGCTTCATTGCTTGGTTTTGTTCAGACAATTATG CTGACAGTTCTGTGGAAATTGATGGCAACTGTACTGCCTAAACCAACAAAAAAGGCATTAGACGAAAAGAAATTGAGCAGCGAAGGAACAGTTTGGTCTTTTGGTAAAAATCTCTTGTATGAATTTTCTGCAAAGATGGAAAGGGTGTCCAAGCAACATCTTTATGAGTATGCCAAAGACCTAAGCTCATTCAGAATCGTGAACTTGTCAG GTGGTGACTTGGGCGATGAAGGTTTATTTATTCTTGCTGAGAGCTTAGTTGATAATCAG AATTTAGAAGAACTTAATCTTTCTTATAATGGTATAACTGGCGCCGGACTGAAAGCATTAGATGGTGTGCTGCAATCAAATGTTGTACTCAAGACTCTTAATCTTTCAGGAAATCCTATTGGGGAGGAAGGTGCAAAG TATCTATGTGATATACTGGTGGGCAATACTGGTATCAAGAAGCTGCAGCTAAACAGAGCTCGGATAGGAAACGAG GGATCAAAGGCAATTTCTGAGATGTTGATTAGAAATTCAAGATTGCAGATTCTCGAATTGGATAACAATTTAATTGATAATTCT GGCTTCTCAGAGCTTGCAAGATCACTTGTTGGGAATGAAACCTTGCACACAATGTACCTTAA TCGAAACCATGGGGGTGCTTTGGGTGCTTCTGCTCTGGCTGAAGGCCTCGAGAGGAACAGATCATTGCGG GAACTTCATTTGAATGGAAACTCTATAGGGGATGCAGGTGCTCGTGCTTTAGTTTTGGGCTTACTATCACATAAAG GGGAACTTGTGGCGTTGGATCTTGGTAACAATGGAATAAGCTCAAGTGGTGCTACATATATAGCTGAATACATTAGAAGCAGCAAAACATTGTTGTGGATGAGTCTTTTCATGAATGATCTTCGAGATGAG GGAATGGCAAAAATAGCAGCTGCTTTAAGGCATTGCACAATAAGAAGTATAGATCTG GGGGAAAATGACATAGACGAGAGGGGTATATATAACATAACTCAAGCTGTGCACCAAAATCCTTTGATCGCATCT ATTATACAGCCAGTTATTATACAAGTATGA
- the LOC141713526 gene encoding uncharacterized protein LOC141713526 isoform X2 codes for MGKLKKFVRKKQRKGKASNTRKKRQRNNRKKATADPKKWDGFNNSENVCKLPPPKPVSEDYLAAFSAKTMAALGVSFANSHSCYKPPYILSSQTGADLNSWDPFMKSEKDSESPSPKPVSEDYLAVFSAKIMAALGVTFANSHSCYKPPYILSSQTGVDMKSWDPFMKLEKDSEFPSPKPVSEDYLAAFSAKTMAALGVTFANSHSCYKPPYTAAADPERLDAI; via the exons ATGGGcaagttgaagaagtttgttaGGAAGAAGCAGCGGAAGGGCAAAGCTTCCAATACTCGTAAGAAGAGGCAACGTAACAACAGAAAAAAAGCTACTGCTGACCCAAAAAAATGGGATGGTTTTAATAACTCGGAAAATGTTTGTAAACTACCCCCTCCTAAACCTGTTTCTGAGGATTATTTGGCTGCTTTTAGCGCAAAAACCATGGCTGCCTTAGGGGTCTCCTTCGCTAACTCTCACTCTTGTTACAAACCTCCATATATTCTTAGCT CACAAACCGGCGCTGACCTGAATAGCTGGGACCCCTTCATGAAGTCGGAAAAGGATTCCGAATCCCCTTCTCCTAAACCTGTTTCTGAGGACTATTTGGCTGTTTTTAGCGCAAAAATCATGGCTGCCTTAGGGGTCACCTTCGCTAACTCTCACTCTTGTTACAAACCTCCATATATTCTTAGCT CACAAACTGGTGTTGACATGAAAAGCTGGGACCCCTTCATGAAGTTGGAAAAGGATTCTGAATTCCCTTCTCCTAAACCTGTTTCTGAGGACTATTTGGCTGCTTTTAGCGCAAAAACCATGGCTGCCTTAGGGGTCACCTTCGCTAACTCTCACTCTTGTTACAAACCTCCATATACAG CTGCTGCTGACCCCGAAAGGCTGGATGCCATTTAA
- the LOC141713527 gene encoding uncharacterized protein LOC141713527 isoform X1 translates to MASTNTLSLHFSPKIMTVETRPRNALSRNFSSSSITYSGHKLLISRGLCINKRRRTHLMFEKFAIRASASSRNRSSRRVYTESQSQANSPMVAVKEIASFIVPAGTFVVITFVLWKLVAMVLMPKPTKKIAEDNKSSSSQGTKWSFAAGTNMMSGFGAKIERESKQTLNEFAKELRAFAVVNMSGRNFGDEGLFFLAESLAYNQTLEEVNLSANGITGNGLKAFDGVLQSNFALKTLDLSGNPIGDEGAKYLSDILVKNTGIQKLRLNSTGVGDEGAKAIAEMLKTNTSLRFLELNNNLIDYSGFSGLAGALLESKTINAIYLNGNYGGALGAAALAKGLEGNKSLRELYVNGNSIGDEGVRALMSGLVLHKGKLTALDIGNNAISSKGAQHVAEFIKGSKTLTWISIYMNDIGDEGAASVADALKENRTITSIDLGGNDVHAKGIETIARVLKDNTVISSLELGYNPMGPDGAKALSEVLKFHGNIKTLMLGWCQIGAKGAEYMADMLKYNNTIATLDLRANGLRDDGAICLARSLRVVNEALVSLDLGFNEIRDEAAFSISQALKANEDVRLTSLNLSGNFLTKLGQSAIADARDHVFEMTEKELNVVF, encoded by the exons ATGGCCTCTACTAACACTCTCTCCCTTCATTTCTCTCCCAAG ATTATGACAGTGGAAACTCGGCCGAGAAATGCACTGAGTCGAAACTTTTCGAGTAGTTCGATTACTTATTCTGGACATAAGTTGTTGATTTCTAGAGGTTTATGTATTAATAAAAGAAGAAGAACTCATTTAATGTTCGAGAAGTTTGCTATTAGAGCTTCGGCTTCTTCTCGTAATAGGTCGAGTAGGAGAGTTTATACGGAGTCTCAATCTCAAGCTAATTCGCCAATGGTTGCTGTTAAGGAGATTGCTTCTTTTATTGTTCCAGCTGGCACATTTGTCGTAATTACGTTTG TTCTGTGGAAATTGGTGGCGATGGTCCTTATGCCTAAACCAACGAAGAAGATTGCAGAGGATAATAAGTCTAGTAGTAGCCAAGGAACAAAATGGTCTTTTGCTGCTGGGACAAATATGATGTCTGGCTTTGGTGCAAAAATTGAAAGGGAGTCCAAACAAACTCTTAATGAGTTTGCAAAAGAACTAAGAGCGTTTGCAGTCGTCAACATGTCAG GTCGCAATTTTGGAGACGAAGGTTTATTTTTTCTAGCTGAGAGCTTAGCTTACAATCAG ACTTTAGAAGAAGTTAATCTTTCTGCCAACGGAATAACTGGAAATGGACTAAAAGCATTTGATGGTGTGTTACAATCAAACTTTGCACTCAAGACCCTTGATCTTTCTGGAAATCCTATTGGAGATGAAGGAGCCAAG TACCTAAGTGATATATTGGTGAAAAATACTGGTATTCAGAAGCTTCGACTAAACAGTACTGGTGTAGGAGACGAG GGAGCAAAGGCTATTGCCGAGATGTTAAAAACAAATACAAGCTTGCGGTTTCTTGAGCTTAACAAcaatttaattgattattct GGTTTCTCAGGGCTTGCGGGAGCACTTCTGGAGAGCAAAACCATTAACGCGATTTACCTCAA TGGAAATTACGGTGGTGCCTTGGGAGCTGCTGCACTAGCTAAAGGTCTCGAAGGAAACAAATCACTGAGG GAACTTTATGTGAACGGAAACTCCATAGGAGATGAAGGTGTCCGCGCATTAATGTCTGGCTTAGTACTACATAAAG GGAAACTAACAGCCTTGGATATTGGTAACAATGCAATAAGTTCTAAAGGTGCACAACATGTGGCTGAATTTATCAAGGGAAGCAAAACTTTGACATGGATAAGTATTTATATGAATGACATTGGAGATGAG GGAGCTGCAAGTGTAGCAGATGCTTTGAAGGAGAACCGTACGATAACTAGTATAGATCTG GGGGGAAATGACGTACATGCCAAGGGAATTGAGACCATTGCCCGGGTTCTGAAAGATAATACTGTGATCAGCTCT TTGGAACTAGGTTATAATCCGATGGGACCTGATGGAGCAAAGGCTTTATCCGAAGTTCTTAAGTTTCATGGGAATATAAAAACCCTTATGCTTGGTTGGTGTCAG ATTGGAGCAAAGGGCGCAGAATATATGGCAGATATGTTGAAGTATAATAATACGATAGCAACTCTTGACCTGCGAGCTAATGGACTTCGAGACGAC GGGGCTATCTGCCTAGCTCGCAGCTTAAGGGTGGTTAATGAAGCTTTGGTGTCGCTTGATTTAGGCTTCAATGAAATCAGA GATGAAGCAGCCTTTTCCATTTCTCAAGCACTAAAAGCCAATGAAGATGTAAGACTCACATCTTTGAATCTTTCGGGCAACTTTCTCACCAAATTGGGTCAG AGTGCAATTGCAGATGCAAGAGACCACGTCTTTGAAATGACCGAGAAGGAATTAAACGTTGTGTTCTAA
- the LOC141713528 gene encoding uncharacterized protein LOC141713528 isoform X2, whose product MLSTSTLPHHFHPKIFPVEHEWKKDTKSLYSSSNYSGQRLKFNEVVCVNRKKEIKGLAVTAVSSSSALPPPPQGQSGKNDWKVFRKSKKSKGVPFKVVAEGIASLLGFVQTIMLTVLWKLMATVLPKPTKKALDEKKLSSEGTVWSFGKNLLYEFSAKMERVSKQHLYEYAKDLSSFRIVNLSGGDLGDEGLFILAESLVDNQNLEELNLSYNGITGAGLKALDGVLQSNVVLKTLNLSGNPIGEEGAKYLCDILVGNTGIKKLQLNRARIGNEGSKAISEMLIRNSRLQILELDNNLIDNSGFSELARSLVGNETLHTMYLNRNHGGALGASALAEGLERNRSLRELHLNGNSIGDAGARALVLGLLSHKGELVALDLGNNGISSSGATYIAEYIRSSKTLLWMSLFMNDLRDEGMAKIAAALRHCTIRSIDLGENDIDERGIYNITQAVHQNPLIASVNF is encoded by the exons ATGCTCTCGACTTCAACTCTCCCTCATCACTTTCATCCCAAG ATTTTTCCAGTGGAGCATGAGTGGAAAAAAGACACAAAGTCTTTATATAGTTCAAGTAATTATAGTGGGCAGAGGCTGAAATTTAATGAAGTTGTGTGTGTGAATAGAAAAAAAGAGATTAAGGGTTTAGCTGTTACAGCTGTGTCTTCTAGTTCTGCTTTGCCTCCGCCTCCACAGGGTCAATCAGGGAAGAATGATTGGAAGGTGTTTCGAAAGTCGAAAAAATCGAAAGGTGTTCCTTTTAAGGTTGTTGCTGAGGGAATTGCTTCATTGCTTGGTTTTGTTCAGACAATTATG CTGACAGTTCTGTGGAAATTGATGGCAACTGTACTGCCTAAACCAACAAAAAAGGCATTAGACGAAAAGAAATTGAGCAGCGAAGGAACAGTTTGGTCTTTTGGTAAAAATCTCTTGTATGAATTTTCTGCAAAGATGGAAAGGGTGTCCAAGCAACATCTTTATGAGTATGCCAAAGACCTAAGCTCATTCAGAATCGTGAACTTGTCAG GTGGTGACTTGGGCGATGAAGGTTTATTTATTCTTGCTGAGAGCTTAGTTGATAATCAG AATTTAGAAGAACTTAATCTTTCTTATAATGGTATAACTGGCGCCGGACTGAAAGCATTAGATGGTGTGCTGCAATCAAATGTTGTACTCAAGACTCTTAATCTTTCAGGAAATCCTATTGGGGAGGAAGGTGCAAAG TATCTATGTGATATACTGGTGGGCAATACTGGTATCAAGAAGCTGCAGCTAAACAGAGCTCGGATAGGAAACGAG GGATCAAAGGCAATTTCTGAGATGTTGATTAGAAATTCAAGATTGCAGATTCTCGAATTGGATAACAATTTAATTGATAATTCT GGCTTCTCAGAGCTTGCAAGATCACTTGTTGGGAATGAAACCTTGCACACAATGTACCTTAA TCGAAACCATGGGGGTGCTTTGGGTGCTTCTGCTCTGGCTGAAGGCCTCGAGAGGAACAGATCATTGCGG GAACTTCATTTGAATGGAAACTCTATAGGGGATGCAGGTGCTCGTGCTTTAGTTTTGGGCTTACTATCACATAAAG GGGAACTTGTGGCGTTGGATCTTGGTAACAATGGAATAAGCTCAAGTGGTGCTACATATATAGCTGAATACATTAGAAGCAGCAAAACATTGTTGTGGATGAGTCTTTTCATGAATGATCTTCGAGATGAG GGAATGGCAAAAATAGCAGCTGCTTTAAGGCATTGCACAATAAGAAGTATAGATCTG GGGGAAAATGACATAGACGAGAGGGGTATATATAACATAACTCAAGCTGTGCACCAAAATCCTTTGATCGCATCTGTAAATTTTTGA